In a genomic window of Pseudoxanthomonas indica:
- the rlmD gene encoding 23S rRNA (uracil(1939)-C(5))-methyltransferase RlmD, whose translation MARSRSPRIDKTPFEAEILDLTHDGRGVARRDGKAVFVSGALPGEKVMAEQTAKNRHFDEARTVEVLQASAHRVTPRCPHFGVCGGCVLQHLDEEQQILAKQRVLAENLERIGHVTPKAWLPPLTGANWGYRRKGRFSVRRVNKKDKTLVGFREQDPRFVADLSECHTVLPAIGAAIPGLAALVESLQAKADIPQIEFIAGDATAEFDGIALVFRHLQPLSESDRAALSAFGQAQRMAIYLQPGGIDTVAPLWPEAPSLSFHLQSWDISLAFRPLDFIQVNAPLNEKMIASAFALLDPQPGERILDLFCGLGNFTLPLARLVGEVVGVEGEAGLVARARENAERNGLGNAHFHAADLTQDQRGTPWMRQGFDKLLLDPPRSGAIDVLQQLPLKQFKRIVYVSCHPASLARDAGYLVNEQGFTLVSAGVMDMFPQTAHVESIALFENR comes from the coding sequence GTGGCCCGTTCCCGTTCCCCCCGTATCGATAAAACCCCGTTTGAAGCCGAGATCCTGGATCTGACCCACGATGGTCGCGGCGTGGCCCGCCGTGATGGCAAGGCCGTGTTCGTGTCCGGCGCGCTGCCGGGTGAGAAGGTCATGGCGGAGCAGACCGCCAAGAATCGCCATTTCGACGAGGCGCGCACCGTGGAGGTGCTGCAGGCGTCGGCGCATCGGGTGACGCCGCGCTGCCCGCATTTCGGTGTCTGTGGCGGCTGCGTGTTGCAGCATCTGGACGAGGAGCAGCAGATCCTGGCCAAGCAGCGGGTGCTGGCCGAGAACCTGGAGCGGATCGGCCATGTCACGCCCAAGGCGTGGCTGCCGCCGTTGACCGGCGCCAACTGGGGCTATCGGCGCAAGGGCCGGTTCTCGGTGCGGCGGGTCAACAAGAAGGACAAGACGCTGGTCGGTTTCCGCGAGCAGGACCCGCGCTTCGTCGCCGACCTGTCCGAGTGCCATACGGTGTTGCCGGCCATTGGCGCGGCCATTCCCGGACTGGCGGCATTGGTCGAGAGCCTGCAGGCCAAGGCCGACATCCCGCAGATCGAATTCATTGCCGGTGATGCCACCGCGGAGTTCGACGGCATCGCGCTGGTGTTCCGCCATCTGCAGCCGTTGAGCGAGTCCGATCGGGCGGCGCTGTCCGCGTTCGGCCAGGCGCAGCGGATGGCGATTTACCTGCAGCCGGGTGGCATCGATACCGTGGCGCCGTTGTGGCCCGAGGCGCCGTCGCTGTCGTTCCATCTGCAGTCGTGGGACATCTCGCTGGCGTTCCGGCCGCTGGACTTCATCCAGGTCAACGCGCCGCTCAACGAGAAGATGATCGCCAGCGCGTTTGCGCTGCTGGATCCGCAGCCGGGCGAGCGCATCCTGGATCTGTTTTGCGGGCTGGGAAATTTCACCCTGCCGCTGGCGCGGCTGGTGGGCGAGGTGGTGGGCGTGGAAGGTGAGGCCGGGCTGGTGGCGCGGGCGCGCGAGAACGCCGAACGCAATGGCCTGGGCAATGCGCATTTCCATGCCGCCGACCTGACCCAGGATCAGCGCGGCACGCCGTGGATGCGCCAAGGCTTCGACAAACTGCTGCTGGATCCGCCGCGTTCCGGCGCCATTGACGTGTTGCAGCAGCTGCCTCTGAAACAATTCAAGCGCATCGTCTACGTCAGCTGCCATCCGGCCTCGCTGGCGCGCGATGCGGGTTACCTGGTCAATGAGCAGGGCTTTACGCTGGTGTCGGCGGGGGTGATGGACATGTTCCCGCAGACCGCGCACGTGGAGTCGATTGCGTTGTTCGAGAATCGATAA
- a CDS encoding RHS repeat-associated core domain-containing protein → MTKKCQLSVLCAVALALPLNAYAQTYTKTETIEYHDDTALWVLGQVKRTTTDGTETSRTEYAWKAMPTKVYGFADQVQQTLDYDRTSAVSSGQLGTLKTVADGRNNTTTLSNWKRGIPQNIAFADGKSVQAEVDNRGWITWVEDELDARTCYTYDAMGRLASTTYPSEAASTPGGPHVCNTDKWTATTYSWEWITIAEHGLPAGHWLRRVHTGNHRRNTFYDVLYRPVLVHYYDGANVDATLQTTGTTYDAQGRPTFASYPVGTREKGTTGIWTEYDALGRVTSTTQDSELGPLTTLTQYLTGFKTQVTSPKLLVTTTSYQTFDEPSTNAPVLIEHPLTTYTHITRDKYGKPTKIRRSNSASPTGGTLAVDRDYSYNAKQELCASREPETGATLMGYDAAGNLSWSAAGLPIATACDDAGTSSAVVARKVARTYDTRNRLSTLSFPDGRGNQAWTYTNTGKPNTITTYNGVSNTEPVVNVYGYNRRGLMTTETSGQTGWYTWGLGYGYDPYANLFNVNYADGLSIIYAPNAIGQPSQAGTYATNISYHRNGALKQFTYGNGIVHTMTQNARQLPARSTDTGGTLDLGYTYDKHANVASITDYTAGAKQSRTLSYDNLDRLTQAVGSSFGTATYGYNVLDDITTLKVTGGNKPRDHVYHYDTNSQRLLGVSNAADPSPTPPMVIGFGFDDQGNLNNKNGQAYNFDYGNRLRSVPGKESYRYDGHGRRVYSVTNANTHAVWQYSNAGQLMYTHDFRNSRVGHYMYLQGSLLATREYPTGGSSTVTVKYQHTDALGTPIKVTDAAGVTVETSEYEPYGHLANRALTDGPGFTGHVQDASTGMTYMQQRYYDPQVGRFLSRDPVTANANTGANFNAYWYAANNPYSFTDPDGRYARGSGWTDDQWNAFDSAQQAAANQVDQAAVQLAAALADNNLQSLSPEWQAVFGDSLTSENVSTMHSQLSGISDALRATDASTGFVANAMTTEQAVAQYGSSASGGFFMFTPNESAFPGQGSSLVVNATSNAMGNSSVLRWAVTHDAGHGGAGLADMGINNVTGYTMGNRASQEVYQRMLGNPATIRNAESVTDFVNRISPP, encoded by the coding sequence ATGACAAAAAAATGCCAGCTCTCCGTCCTGTGCGCCGTTGCGTTAGCGTTGCCGCTGAATGCATATGCTCAGACCTACACCAAGACCGAGACCATCGAGTACCACGATGACACGGCGCTGTGGGTGCTGGGCCAGGTCAAGCGCACCACCACCGACGGCACCGAGACCTCGCGTACCGAGTACGCCTGGAAGGCCATGCCGACCAAGGTTTACGGCTTTGCCGACCAGGTGCAGCAGACCCTCGACTACGACCGCACCTCGGCGGTGAGCAGCGGCCAGCTCGGCACGCTCAAGACCGTGGCCGACGGCCGCAACAACACCACGACACTGAGCAACTGGAAGCGTGGCATCCCGCAGAACATTGCCTTTGCCGATGGCAAGAGCGTGCAGGCCGAAGTCGACAACCGCGGCTGGATTACCTGGGTGGAAGACGAGCTCGATGCACGCACCTGCTACACGTATGACGCGATGGGCCGATTGGCCAGCACAACGTACCCGTCTGAAGCCGCCAGCACCCCGGGTGGCCCACACGTGTGCAACACCGACAAGTGGACCGCCACCACCTACAGCTGGGAGTGGATCACCATTGCCGAGCACGGTCTGCCGGCTGGCCATTGGCTGCGTCGCGTGCACACCGGCAACCACCGCCGCAATACGTTCTACGATGTGCTGTACCGGCCGGTGCTGGTGCACTACTACGATGGCGCCAACGTGGATGCCACGTTGCAGACCACCGGCACCACCTATGATGCTCAAGGCCGGCCGACCTTTGCGTCCTACCCGGTGGGCACCCGCGAGAAGGGCACAACCGGTATCTGGACTGAGTACGACGCGCTGGGCCGGGTGACCTCCACCACCCAGGACAGCGAGTTGGGACCATTGACCACGCTGACCCAGTACCTCACCGGCTTCAAGACCCAAGTGACCAGTCCTAAGCTGCTGGTCACCACCACTAGCTACCAGACCTTCGACGAGCCCAGCACCAACGCCCCGGTGCTCATCGAGCATCCGCTGACCACCTATACCCACATCACCCGTGACAAGTACGGCAAGCCCACCAAAATCCGCCGCAGCAACAGCGCCAGCCCCACTGGCGGTACGCTGGCGGTGGACCGCGACTACAGCTACAACGCCAAGCAGGAACTGTGTGCCTCGCGCGAACCGGAGACTGGCGCCACCCTGATGGGTTATGACGCGGCCGGCAACCTGAGCTGGTCGGCGGCGGGTCTGCCCATTGCCACGGCCTGCGATGACGCCGGCACTTCCAGTGCCGTGGTGGCGCGCAAAGTCGCGCGGACCTATGACACTCGCAATCGTTTGAGCACCTTAAGTTTCCCCGACGGTCGTGGCAACCAGGCTTGGACCTACACCAACACCGGCAAGCCCAACACCATCACCACCTACAACGGCGTCAGTAACACGGAACCGGTGGTCAACGTCTATGGCTACAACCGCCGTGGCCTGATGACTACCGAGACCTCCGGCCAGACCGGCTGGTACACCTGGGGCCTCGGTTATGGCTATGACCCTTACGCCAACCTGTTCAACGTCAACTACGCCGATGGCCTGAGCATCATCTACGCGCCCAATGCCATCGGCCAACCCAGCCAGGCAGGTACGTACGCCACCAACATCAGCTATCACCGCAATGGGGCGCTGAAGCAGTTCACCTACGGCAATGGCATCGTCCACACCATGACCCAGAACGCGCGCCAACTGCCGGCGCGCAGCACCGACACCGGCGGTACTCTGGACCTGGGCTACACGTATGACAAGCATGCCAATGTGGCCAGCATCACCGACTACACGGCCGGTGCCAAACAAAGCCGCACCCTGAGCTACGACAATCTGGACCGCCTCACGCAGGCAGTGGGCAGCAGCTTCGGCACAGCCACCTACGGCTACAACGTGCTCGATGACATCACCACACTCAAGGTCACCGGTGGCAATAAACCCCGCGACCACGTCTATCACTACGACACCAACAGCCAGCGATTGCTGGGCGTGTCCAATGCTGCCGACCCGAGTCCCACGCCGCCCATGGTCATCGGCTTCGGCTTTGACGACCAAGGCAATCTCAACAACAAGAACGGCCAGGCCTACAACTTCGACTACGGCAACCGCCTGCGCAGCGTACCGGGCAAGGAAAGCTACCGCTACGATGGTCATGGCCGCCGCGTGTACAGCGTCACCAACGCCAACACCCACGCGGTTTGGCAGTACAGCAACGCCGGCCAGTTGATGTACACGCACGACTTCCGCAACAGCCGCGTCGGCCACTACATGTATCTGCAAGGCAGCTTGCTGGCCACGCGGGAGTACCCGACAGGTGGCAGTAGCACCGTTACGGTCAAGTACCAGCACACAGACGCCCTCGGCACTCCCATCAAGGTCACAGACGCAGCGGGCGTGACGGTGGAGACAAGCGAGTACGAACCCTATGGCCACCTTGCCAATCGGGCATTGACCGATGGCCCGGGGTTCACCGGGCATGTGCAGGATGCCAGTACCGGTATGACCTATATGCAGCAGCGCTATTACGATCCGCAGGTTGGACGGTTCTTGTCACGCGATCCCGTGACGGCGAACGCGAACACTGGTGCGAACTTCAACGCATATTGGTACGCTGCAAACAACCCGTATAGCTTCACCGACCCGGATGGACGCTATGCAAGAGGTTCGGGATGGACCGATGACCAATGGAATGCATTTGATTCAGCTCAACAAGCTGCTGCAAACCAAGTTGATCAGGCAGCTGTTCAGCTCGCAGCTGCACTTGCGGACAATAACCTTCAATCTCTGTCCCCCGAATGGCAAGCTGTGTTCGGCGATTCACTGACAAGCGAGAACGTAAGCACCATGCATTCGCAACTTTCAGGAATATCGGACGCCCTCCGCGCGACTGATGCTTCAACAGGTTTTGTTGCGAACGCAATGACTACAGAACAAGCGGTTGCGCAGTATGGAAGTTCTGCAAGCGGCGGCTTTTTTATGTTTACACCGAACGAATCTGCATTTCCTGGGCAAGGCAGCAGCCTGGTGGTGAATGCAACATCCAACGCGATGGGGAACAGCTCCGTCCTCAGGTGGGCGGTCACGCATGACGCAGGACACGGCGGCGCTGGGTTGGCTGATATGGGTATCAACAACGTGACTGGCTACACGATGGGAAATCGTGCCAGTCAAGAGGTTTATCAACGCATGCTTGGGAACCCCGCGACGATAAGGAATGCTGAAAGTGTGACTGACTTCGTCAATAGGATCTCACCGCCATGA
- the recO gene encoding DNA repair protein RecO — MRIAQEPAYVLHARPWRETSLLLEVLTEQHGRLGLVARGVTGPKKHVQRAALQPLQFIRLEADLRGELARLVSAEAVDTAPRLQGDAMLAAFYLNEVVLRLAPRHDPLPELFAAYGDARARLASTESLAWTLRRFERDLLEALGFGFALDVDADGQPIDAAARYVLEPEQGPRRLFLDRGRSERASAATGRALLCLAEDAQPPAEDLASLRLALRQLLVHYLGARGLKSWDMLGDLRQLRADT; from the coding sequence ATGCGCATTGCCCAAGAACCCGCCTACGTGCTCCACGCCCGCCCATGGCGGGAAACCAGCCTGCTGCTGGAAGTCCTGACCGAGCAGCACGGCCGCCTGGGCCTGGTCGCACGCGGCGTCACCGGCCCGAAGAAGCACGTCCAGCGCGCTGCGCTGCAGCCGCTCCAGTTCATTCGCCTCGAAGCCGACTTGCGCGGTGAGTTGGCGCGTCTGGTTTCTGCGGAAGCGGTGGACACCGCGCCACGCTTGCAGGGCGATGCGATGTTGGCCGCGTTCTATCTCAACGAAGTGGTGCTGCGGTTGGCGCCACGGCATGACCCGTTGCCAGAACTGTTCGCCGCGTATGGCGATGCGCGTGCGCGTTTGGCTTCGACCGAGTCGTTGGCGTGGACGTTGCGGCGGTTCGAGCGGGATTTGTTGGAGGCGCTGGGGTTTGGCTTCGCACTGGATGTGGATGCCGATGGTCAGCCGATCGATGCGGCTGCGCGCTATGTGCTGGAGCCGGAGCAGGGGCCGCGGCGCTTGTTTCTGGATCGTGGCCGCAGTGAGCGTGCCAGTGCCGCGACCGGGCGTGCGCTGTTGTGCCTGGCCGAGGACGCGCAGCCTCCTGCGGAAGATCTGGCCAGCCTGCGCTTGGCGCTGCGCCAGCTGCTGGTGCACTACCTTGGCGCACGCGGTTTGAAGTCGTGGGACATGCTCGGCGATTTGCGGCAGTTGCGCGCTGACACTTAG
- the rnc gene encoding ribonuclease III, protein MTALRLTHTFNHQGLLGQALTHRSAGSPHNERLEFLGDGIVNLLIAEALFNRWPKADEGAMTRARAELVREGSLAAIARRLDLGAQLTMGPGEMKSGGHRRDSILADALEAVVAAIYLDAGFETCRAVVLPWFEDLLAALPEGKAEKDAKTRLQEWLQARQRPLPLYELVSESGDDHAKMFLARCSLQEPSVAAEGEGTSRRIAEQAAAAAVLEQLAEPKRSHAR, encoded by the coding sequence TTGACCGCGCTCCGGCTCACGCACACGTTCAATCATCAGGGTTTGCTGGGGCAGGCCCTGACCCATCGCAGTGCAGGCTCGCCGCATAACGAGCGGCTGGAATTCCTCGGCGACGGCATCGTCAACCTGCTGATCGCCGAGGCGCTGTTCAACCGCTGGCCCAAGGCCGACGAAGGCGCAATGACCCGCGCCCGCGCCGAACTGGTGCGCGAAGGTTCGCTGGCCGCCATCGCCCGCCGCCTGGATCTGGGCGCGCAGCTGACCATGGGGCCGGGCGAAATGAAGTCCGGTGGCCATCGCCGCGATTCGATTCTGGCCGATGCATTGGAAGCGGTGGTGGCGGCGATCTACCTGGATGCCGGCTTCGAGACCTGCCGCGCGGTGGTGCTGCCGTGGTTCGAGGATTTGCTGGCCGCATTGCCCGAAGGCAAGGCGGAAAAGGATGCCAAGACCCGCCTGCAGGAATGGTTGCAGGCACGCCAGCGGCCGCTGCCGCTGTACGAACTCGTCTCCGAAAGCGGCGACGATCACGCCAAGATGTTCCTGGCCCGTTGCAGCCTGCAGGAGCCGTCGGTGGCGGCCGAAGGCGAAGGCACCTCGCGGCGCATCGCCGAGCAGGCCGCCGCCGCCGCGGTGCTGGAACAGCTGGCCGAACCCAAACGCAGTCACGCACGATGA
- the era gene encoding GTPase Era, protein MNTNSPHRSGSVAVIGRPNVGKSTLTNALVGAKISITSNRPQTTRHRLLGIATFPAGQIVLVDTPGLHKQQGKFSASAMSRVMNRAARGALEGVDAGLLVIEAGRWDEEDTLAYNVLSDAGIPVVLVINKVDRLRDKSALLPFLAQVSDGREFAAIHPVSALKKNGLESLTKDVLALLPEAPPMFGEDEITDRSERFLAGELIREQLMRQLGAELPYATTTEIERFTEDGEMLRIGAVIWVERESQKAIVIGKGGTRLKEIGSKARMQMEHLFGRKVFLETWVRVREGWSDDETALKAFGYE, encoded by the coding sequence ATGAATACAAATTCCCCCCACCGCAGCGGCAGCGTTGCGGTCATCGGCCGACCCAATGTCGGCAAGTCCACGCTGACCAACGCCCTGGTGGGCGCCAAGATCAGCATCACTTCCAACCGGCCGCAGACCACCCGTCATCGGCTGCTCGGCATCGCCACGTTTCCGGCCGGGCAGATCGTGCTGGTGGACACGCCCGGCTTGCACAAGCAGCAGGGCAAGTTTTCCGCCTCGGCGATGAGCCGGGTGATGAACCGCGCCGCACGCGGCGCGCTGGAGGGCGTGGATGCGGGCCTGCTGGTGATCGAGGCCGGGCGCTGGGATGAAGAGGACACGCTGGCTTACAACGTGTTGAGCGACGCCGGCATTCCGGTGGTGCTGGTGATCAACAAGGTGGATCGTCTGCGCGACAAGAGCGCGCTGCTGCCGTTCCTGGCGCAGGTGAGTGATGGCCGCGAGTTTGCGGCGATCCATCCGGTGTCCGCGCTGAAGAAAAATGGCCTGGAGTCGCTGACCAAGGACGTGCTGGCGCTGTTGCCGGAAGCACCGCCGATGTTTGGCGAGGACGAGATTACCGATCGCAGCGAGCGGTTCCTGGCCGGCGAGTTGATTCGCGAGCAGCTGATGCGCCAGCTGGGCGCGGAGTTGCCGTATGCCACCACCACCGAGATTGAGCGCTTCACCGAAGACGGCGAGATGCTGCGCATCGGTGCGGTGATCTGGGTCGAGCGCGAGAGCCAGAAGGCGATCGTGATCGGCAAGGGCGGCACGCGGCTGAAGGAAATCGGCAGCAAGGCGCGGATGCAGATGGAGCATCTGTTTGGCCGCAAGGTCTTCCTGGAAACCTGGGTGCGGGTGCGCGAGGGCTGGTCGGATGACGAGACCGCGCTCAAGGCCTTCGGGTACGAATAA
- the lepA gene encoding translation elongation factor 4 — translation MRNIRNFSIIAHVDHGKSTLADRIIQLCGGLEAREMEAQVLDSNPIERERGITIKAQSVSLPYKAKDGQVYQLNFIDTPGHVDFSYEVSRSLAACEGALLVVDAAQGVEAQSVANCYTAVEQGLEVVPVLNKIDLPTADIERAKTEIEAVIGIDAEDAVPVSAKTGLNVDLVLEAIVQRIPPPKPRDTDKLQALIIDSWFDNYLGVVSLVRVMQGEIGPKSKILVMSTGRTHEVDKVGVFTPKRKELKKLGAGEVGWITASIKDVHGAPVGDTLTLASDPASKPLPGFQEMQPRVFAGLFPVNAEDYPALREALEKLRLNDAALRFEPESSEAMGFGFRCGFLGMLHMEIVQERLEREYDLDLISTAPTVVYEVLKTDGTVMALDNPAKLPQSNLIEEVREPIIRANILTPEEYIGNIIKLCEEKRGSQIGIQYLASQVQISYELPMAEVVLDFFDKLKSVSRGYASLDYSFLRFQAGPFVRLDTLINGDKVDALSLIVHRSHADRRGRELCEKMKDLIPRQMFDVAIQAAVGAQIIARSTVKAMRKNVLAKCYGGDISRKKKLLEKQKEGKKRMKQVGRVEIPQEAFLAVLQVDSK, via the coding sequence ATGCGGAATATCCGCAACTTCTCCATCATCGCGCACGTCGACCACGGCAAGTCGACGCTGGCCGATCGCATCATCCAACTCTGCGGCGGCCTGGAGGCGCGGGAGATGGAAGCGCAGGTGCTCGATTCCAATCCGATCGAGCGCGAGCGCGGCATCACCATCAAGGCCCAGTCCGTGTCCCTGCCTTACAAGGCCAAGGACGGGCAGGTCTACCAGCTCAACTTCATCGATACCCCCGGCCACGTGGACTTCAGCTACGAAGTCTCGCGCTCGCTGGCCGCCTGCGAAGGCGCGCTGCTGGTGGTGGACGCGGCGCAAGGTGTGGAAGCCCAGTCCGTGGCCAACTGCTACACCGCGGTGGAGCAGGGCCTGGAAGTGGTGCCGGTGCTCAACAAGATCGACCTGCCCACCGCCGACATCGAGCGCGCCAAGACCGAGATTGAAGCGGTCATCGGCATCGACGCCGAGGACGCGGTGCCGGTCAGCGCCAAGACCGGCCTGAACGTGGATCTGGTGCTGGAAGCGATCGTCCAGCGCATTCCGCCGCCCAAGCCGCGCGATACCGACAAGCTGCAGGCGCTGATCATCGACTCCTGGTTCGACAATTACCTGGGCGTGGTCTCGCTGGTGCGGGTGATGCAGGGCGAGATTGGTCCCAAGAGCAAGATCCTGGTGATGTCCACCGGCCGCACCCACGAAGTGGACAAGGTCGGCGTGTTCACCCCCAAGCGCAAGGAGCTCAAGAAGCTCGGCGCCGGCGAGGTAGGCTGGATTACCGCCTCGATCAAGGACGTGCATGGCGCGCCCGTGGGCGACACCCTGACCCTGGCCAGCGACCCGGCGTCCAAGCCGCTGCCCGGTTTCCAGGAAATGCAGCCGCGCGTGTTCGCCGGCCTGTTTCCGGTCAATGCCGAGGATTACCCGGCGCTGCGCGAGGCGCTGGAAAAGCTGCGCCTGAACGACGCGGCGCTGCGTTTCGAGCCGGAAAGCTCCGAGGCCATGGGCTTTGGTTTCCGCTGCGGCTTCCTGGGCATGCTGCACATGGAGATCGTGCAGGAGCGGCTGGAGCGCGAATACGACCTGGACCTGATCAGCACCGCGCCGACGGTGGTGTATGAAGTCCTCAAGACCGATGGCACGGTCATGGCGCTGGACAATCCAGCCAAACTGCCGCAGTCCAACCTGATCGAAGAGGTGCGCGAACCCATCATCCGCGCCAACATCCTCACCCCCGAGGAATACATCGGCAACATCATCAAGCTGTGCGAGGAAAAGCGCGGCTCGCAGATCGGCATCCAGTACCTGGCCAGCCAGGTGCAGATCAGCTACGAACTGCCGATGGCCGAGGTGGTGCTGGATTTCTTCGACAAGCTCAAGTCGGTCAGCCGTGGCTACGCTTCGCTCGACTACTCGTTCCTGCGTTTCCAGGCCGGCCCGTTCGTGCGCCTGGACACGCTGATCAACGGCGACAAGGTCGACGCCCTGAGCCTGATCGTGCACCGCAGTCACGCCGATCGACGCGGCCGCGAACTGTGCGAAAAGATGAAGGACCTGATTCCGCGGCAGATGTTCGACGTCGCCATCCAGGCCGCCGTGGGCGCGCAGATCATTGCCCGCAGCACGGTCAAGGCGATGCGCAAGAACGTCTTGGCCAAATGTTATGGTGGCGACATCAGCCGCAAGAAGAAGCTCCTCGAGAAGCAGAAAGAGGGCAAGAAGCGGATGAAGCAGGTGGGCCGGGTGGAAATTCCACAAGAGGCGTTCCTGGCCGTCCTGCAGGTGGACAGCAAGTAA
- a CDS encoding Hpt domain-containing response regulator: MTTDIGSPPRLLLIEDDAISRQFMQAALEALPAQVDAVETAAQALALPGPYDLWLIDAHLPDGSGADLLAELRRRHPGVPALAHTADASASKRDALLAAGFARVVVKPLSAVELQEVAHAQLPLTKNPVWDEAGALRALNGNAEHVARLRALFLDELPVAVDSVRQAQSKGDSEKLRGTLHRLRASCGFVGAHQLAQAVSRLQREPESGSAMAEFLAASDNLGHAGVEAA; encoded by the coding sequence ATGACCACCGACATCGGAAGCCCGCCCCGCCTCCTGCTGATCGAGGACGACGCCATCAGCCGCCAGTTCATGCAGGCGGCGCTCGAGGCCCTGCCCGCCCAGGTGGATGCGGTGGAAACCGCGGCCCAGGCGCTGGCGCTGCCCGGCCCGTACGACCTGTGGTTGATTGATGCCCACCTGCCGGATGGCAGCGGTGCTGACCTGCTCGCCGAACTGCGCCGTCGCCATCCCGGCGTCCCCGCCCTTGCCCATACCGCCGACGCCTCCGCCAGCAAACGGGACGCCTTGCTTGCCGCTGGATTTGCCCGTGTCGTGGTGAAACCCCTGAGTGCGGTCGAACTGCAGGAAGTGGCCCACGCCCAGCTGCCGCTGACGAAGAATCCAGTGTGGGACGAAGCCGGTGCCTTGCGTGCGCTCAATGGCAATGCCGAACATGTTGCGCGCCTGCGCGCCTTGTTCCTTGACGAACTACCAGTTGCCGTCGACAGCGTGCGCCAGGCACAAAGCAAAGGCGACAGCGAGAAATTGCGCGGCACCCTGCATCGCCTGCGCGCCAGTTGCGGATTCGTCGGCGCACACCAACTGGCGCAGGCCGTTTCCCGCCTGCAACGGGAACCTGAGTCTGGCAGCGCGATGGCGGAATTCCTGGCGGCAAGCGACAACCTGGGTCATGCAGGGGTAGAAGCAGCCTAG
- a CDS encoding DUF4845 domain-containing protein, with translation MNRKHQSGLTLISFLVVLGVVGFAAFIGMKLFPMYQEYYSVRSSMKGLESEPGVADMDPSRIQDLFFRRLYINYSENVKPKNVKFERTDGGWLMSVKYEVRRPLVGNLDVVGNFDTSQKLTRHGTPD, from the coding sequence ATGAATCGCAAGCATCAAAGTGGCCTCACCTTGATCAGTTTCCTGGTGGTGCTGGGCGTGGTGGGTTTTGCCGCCTTCATCGGCATGAAGCTGTTCCCGATGTACCAGGAGTACTACTCGGTCCGCTCGTCGATGAAGGGTCTGGAAAGCGAGCCCGGCGTGGCCGACATGGATCCCTCGCGCATCCAGGATCTGTTCTTCCGCCGCCTGTACATCAACTACTCCGAAAACGTGAAGCCCAAGAACGTCAAGTTCGAGCGCACCGACGGTGGTTGGCTGATGAGCGTCAAGTACGAAGTGCGCCGTCCGCTGGTGGGCAACCTGGACGTGGTGGGCAATTTCGACACCAGCCAGAAGCTCACGCGCCACGGCACCCCGGACTGA
- the lepB gene encoding signal peptidase I: MVWFETILVVLTLFTGAVWLLDKLFLAKRRAARSGLLDEEPVVVDYSRAFFPVLAIVLILRSFVGEPFKIPSSSMMPNLLIGDFILVNKFAYGLRLPITNQKFVDIGEPKRGDVVVFKPPHDPENNWIKRVIGLPGDRISFEGNTVSINGQPLAYQTLGTYTGRGLPMGVDSAALLEEQLPGRPHKVLEVLDRVTGEGDWVVPQGHYFVMGDNRDNSEDGRLWTQTHFLPEQNLRGKAFLIWLNCEDWFCKGSFQPSRIGDSIQ, from the coding sequence ATGGTCTGGTTTGAAACCATCCTCGTCGTGCTGACGCTGTTCACGGGCGCCGTCTGGCTGCTGGACAAGCTCTTCCTGGCCAAGCGCCGCGCCGCCCGCAGCGGTCTGCTCGATGAAGAGCCGGTGGTGGTGGATTACTCGCGCGCCTTCTTCCCGGTGCTGGCGATCGTCTTGATCCTGCGCAGCTTCGTCGGCGAGCCGTTCAAGATTCCGTCCAGCTCGATGATGCCCAACCTGCTGATTGGCGATTTCATCCTGGTCAACAAGTTCGCCTACGGTCTGCGCCTGCCCATCACCAACCAGAAGTTCGTCGACATCGGCGAGCCCAAGCGCGGCGACGTGGTGGTGTTCAAGCCGCCGCACGATCCGGAGAACAACTGGATCAAGCGGGTCATCGGCCTGCCGGGCGACCGCATTTCCTTCGAGGGCAATACGGTCTCGATCAATGGCCAGCCGCTGGCCTACCAGACCCTGGGCACCTACACCGGCCGCGGCCTGCCGATGGGCGTGGACAGCGCGGCGCTGCTGGAAGAGCAGCTGCCGGGCCGCCCGCACAAGGTGCTGGAAGTGCTGGACCGGGTCACCGGTGAGGGCGACTGGGTGGTGCCGCAGGGCCACTATTTCGTCATGGGCGACAATCGTGATAATAGCGAGGACGGCCGGCTGTGGACGCAGACCCACTTCCTGCCGGAGCAAAACCTGCGCGGCAAGGCCTTCCTGATCTGGCTGAACTGCGAGGACTGGTTCTGCAAGGGGAGTTTCCAGCCGTCCCGGATTGGCGACAGCATCCAGTGA